CTTGTAAAAAAGACATAAAGTAAGTTTGTATCTATGTGATTATTTAAAGCTTTTTCTAAAGCATTTTCATTTATATCAAAGCTTTCAAAATCTTCTGTAAAAATGATATCAAGACTAAAATCTAAATTTAATTTTTTAGAAGTAATTAAAAGCTTTGGTTTTAAAACTTCTATGACTTTTTCTACACGTTCTTTAGGGCTTTTTTCATCTAAAAGTGTATAAAAATTTCCACTTTTTGCTACACCAAAAAAAGAAAGCAAACAATCAATCCCTTTAGGAAGTATGATTAATACAGGATCT
This genomic interval from Campylobacter lari contains the following:
- a CDS encoding AMP-binding protein gives rise to the protein MTTHINDFLQESVAKFGSKNAFVEFNGRSISYKEFDDLSKKIASKILSKLPTKSTQDPVLIILPKGIDCLLSFFGVAKSGNFYTLLDEKSPKERVEKVIEVLKPKLLITSKKLNLDFSLDIIFTEDFESFDINENALEKALNNHIDTNLLYVFFTSGSTGTPKGVSISHKSVIDYTFWVCETFKLSHEDILANQ